One Candidatus Nitronauta litoralis genomic window, GTCGCTAAGACCCGTGTTATCGGTGATGGTGATTTTCTGCTCTTTGCCCGTTCCCTTGTCTTTTGCGGAAACGTGCAGGATGCCGTTTGCATCGATATCGAACGTGACTTCTACCTGAGGTACTCCGCGAGGTGCTGGCGGAATGCCGTCGAGGTGGAACTTACCAATTGACCGGTTGTCCTTGGCCATTTCACGTTCGCCCTGCAGAACGTTGATTTCCACGCTTGGCTGGTTGTCGGCCGCTGTGGAAAAAGTTTCCGCCTTGCGGGTCGGGATCGTGGTGTTGCGTTCGATCAGCCGGGTGGTGACCCCACCTAAGGTTTCAATACCAAGAGACAACGGAGTGACATCCAGCAAAAGGATATCTTTGACATCACCTGCCAGGACACCGGCCTGTACTGCTGCACCGAGTGCAACCACTTCATCCGGATGCACACCACGGTGAGGCTCTTTACCGAACAGGTCTTTCACCAGTTCCTGGGCTTTCGGTACACGAGTTGATCCACCAACGAGGATGGCTTCATTGATGCCATTAGCATCGAGACCGGCATCTTTCAGGGCCATTTCACAAGGCTTTCTACTTTTCTGAATCAGGTCATCAATCATGGACTCAAATTTGGAACGGCTAAGCTTGATCTGCATGTGCTTGGGGCCGGTTGCGTCTGCCGTAATGAAGGGCAGATTGATCTCAGTTTCCGTGGTAGAAGAAAGTTCGATCTTGGCTTTTTCAGCCGCTTCCTTAAGGCGCTGCAGGACCATTTTGTCTTTACTGAGGTCGATACCACTGTCTTTTTTGAATTCAGTGATAAGCCATTCAATAACCCGGTCATCCAGGTCGTCACCACCCAGATGAGTGTCGCCATTGGTGGCTTTAACTTCGACAACATTGTCGCCTACTTCGAGAATGGAAATATCAAAGGTACCACCACCGAAATCGTAAACAGCAATGGTGTGATCCTTTTTCTTATCGAGGCCATAAGCCAAGGCAGAAGCGGTCGGCTCGTTGATGATCCGTTTGACGTCGAGTCCGGCAATTTTGCCTGCATCTTTGGTTGCCTGGCGCTGGGCATCGTTGAAATAAGCGGGGACTGTGATGACTGCCTCGGAAACTGTTTCACCGAGATAGGCCTCAGCTGATTTTTTCAGCTTTTGTAGAACCATTGCCGAAATTTCAGGCGGGCTGTACTGTTTGCCTTGGATTTCTACTTTCGGGTCGTTTTTCGAACCTTTAACCAGTTTGTAAGGTACGCGTTCTGTTTCACCCTGAATTTCATCCCAGGAACGTCCCATAAATCTTTTAATGGAAAAGATCGTATTTTCCGGATTGGCAATCGCCTGACGTTTCGCGACCTGCCCGACTAGAATTTCACCATCTTTGGTGAACCCGACTACAGAGGGAGTTGTATTGCTGCCTTCTTCATTCACGATGACCTTAGGCTCGTTTCCCTCCATGACGGCCACCACTGAGTTGGTGGTTCCCAGGTCAATTCCGATAATCTTTCCCATGTTGAAAATCCTTTCTTGTGATCAAAAAACAACGGCCAATTTATTAATAATTTCGATCCGAAATATTTGCCTATTTGAGTTGAAGTGCTTACACTAAAATCAGTTACAGAGTTAAATAAGATTCCTGTGAACAGGTGTCAAGGTAAGGAATTGGTTCAAAATGAAAAAAATCGGGTTATCCTGATTCGGGTTTTGATTTTATAACTAATTGAAAATATTGGGCTAAATTTCTTTTATGGATTTCCAGGGAGTACTTTATGAGCTACGAAAAATCGGAGTCGAGGCAATTCAGCCGGGTTTCTTTTCGCATGGCAGCGGAACTTAAGGTTGGTGATCATGAGTTCAATAATGTGGGTATTAAGGATATCAGCATGAGTGGGATTTTCCTGGAAAGCAATTTTGAAATTGAAAAAGGTGGAAATTGTGAGATTAACTTGAAGTTGGAAGGTGTAGAGCCTCCAATCAAAATTGTTTTGCAGGGGGTTATCCAGCGGGTAGAGCCAGATGGAGTGGGTGTTAAATTTAACCAGATTCCACTTGAAAGTTATGAACACCTCAACCACATTGTTCAGTTCAACTCAAATAACCCCAGTCAATCAGAGGATGAGATCAAAAAGCATGTTGGATTGAATCCCAGATAGCACATTACTGCAAATGGTTTTCTTTACCTTCATATAGCGCAAAAATTTATTTTAAAAGAGGGCCTGATGAATTACACCAGACCCTCGGGTAGTTTATAGATCCGGGTTTTTTCTGTGAAAAGGGATTGCAATGCTTACTAATTATTAGAAGTGTTCTCATTTAAAGATTTCATCGAATTCGCCCTTATTTAAATAGTTGCAGATAATATTATTTCCTTGGTGCGGAAAAAATATAATCCTGTTTTTCCTGAGATTCATGACATGAAAAACAGCCAATTCCATTGTCTTTTACAAGGCGTTCGGTCTGGCTGTTTCCTGCAAATCCTTCGAATCCCCAGCCCCCTGTTTTTTTAAAAACCGTTTTGTCTTTCTGCATGACACCTACCAGTTTTCTCTCACCTTCCTGAATTGTCTTTCCTTCCTTTTTGTCCTGAACCAAATCGAAGACCAGAATAGAGCCATCCGGGAAAATACCTTCCTTAAATCCTTTAATAGCTATGGGATTGGCGTAAACGTGGTGCAATCCCTGAAAAGGGTTTTCAAGGGGGTGCCCTGGTTCGATAACCATAGATTTAATGTGGCTCCACTGTTTATAACCGGTTGGAAAACTTACTTTCTGTTCGCTGGCTTGTGAATTTTGCGTCAGTGCAAGAAAAACCAACAAGACTCCTGTTATGACCCACTTGGATGATTTCATTTTATCTCCTTTAAAAAAAAATAAACCTAATAGTTTTTAGTCGAAACTAAAATAT contains:
- a CDS encoding PilZ domain-containing protein; amino-acid sequence: MSYEKSESRQFSRVSFRMAAELKVGDHEFNNVGIKDISMSGIFLESNFEIEKGGNCEINLKLEGVEPPIKIVLQGVIQRVEPDGVGVKFNQIPLESYEHLNHIVQFNSNNPSQSEDEIKKHVGLNPR
- a CDS encoding cytochrome P460 family protein; translation: MKSSKWVITGVLLVFLALTQNSQASEQKVSFPTGYKQWSHIKSMVIEPGHPLENPFQGLHHVYANPIAIKGFKEGIFPDGSILVFDLVQDKKEGKTIQEGERKLVGVMQKDKTVFKKTGGWGFEGFAGNSQTERLVKDNGIGCFSCHESQEKQDYIFSAPRK
- the dnaK gene encoding molecular chaperone DnaK, with translation MGKIIGIDLGTTNSVVAVMEGNEPKVIVNEEGSNTTPSVVGFTKDGEILVGQVAKRQAIANPENTIFSIKRFMGRSWDEIQGETERVPYKLVKGSKNDPKVEIQGKQYSPPEISAMVLQKLKKSAEAYLGETVSEAVITVPAYFNDAQRQATKDAGKIAGLDVKRIINEPTASALAYGLDKKKDHTIAVYDFGGGTFDISILEVGDNVVEVKATNGDTHLGGDDLDDRVIEWLITEFKKDSGIDLSKDKMVLQRLKEAAEKAKIELSSTTETEINLPFITADATGPKHMQIKLSRSKFESMIDDLIQKSRKPCEMALKDAGLDANGINEAILVGGSTRVPKAQELVKDLFGKEPHRGVHPDEVVALGAAVQAGVLAGDVKDILLLDVTPLSLGIETLGGVTTRLIERNTTIPTRKAETFSTAADNQPSVEINVLQGEREMAKDNRSIGKFHLDGIPPAPRGVPQVEVTFDIDANGILHVSAKDKGTGKEQKITITDNTGLSDNDIEQMVKDAEANAEEDKKRREAIDARNQLDSLIYNTDKTVKENKEKISEEEFKKAEEALEEARKHVQSEDADAIKAQIEALTAISHELAQKMYSQQAENPEGGETPPGENGGPEGSTDDAKGEQDDVVDAEFEDISNKK